A window of Pseudodesulfovibrio hydrargyri contains these coding sequences:
- a CDS encoding site-specific integrase, translating to MPYKEGKRWRGAVRFTPADGSPQIRRTQLFDKMKDAEKWENKTREALELADAEKRKDMHRVGLEVLVGDWANAYMDYATATWSKGSCSDKRLAFRRLFEMTARPTQLVHEISPVVALDHLSRLKKQTTGNTANRDRKNLAAAWKWGARYLEMDKTNPFRSVDKFPEQRHPRWVPSLEDFRKAVDVATPLQRQLLLLAFHTAARRGELWKLKWSEVNLTTGMIGFWTNKRRSGNAEFDELPISGMLRAHLAEWKLMSRDEELVFGSRFEGLLDINNRWLRRLCADVGVRNFGYHGIRHLSASIAIHNGATIVEVQQLLRHKSIATTQRYIHKVKKSTGAVDALDAAWRNDGDKESPALKLVR from the coding sequence ATGCCTTACAAGGAAGGAAAACGGTGGCGTGGAGCCGTGCGCTTTACGCCCGCCGACGGTTCGCCTCAAATCAGGCGCACCCAGCTCTTTGACAAGATGAAAGACGCGGAAAAATGGGAAAACAAGACCCGAGAAGCCTTGGAGCTCGCCGATGCGGAAAAACGAAAGGACATGCATCGCGTGGGCCTGGAAGTCCTGGTCGGGGATTGGGCGAATGCCTACATGGATTACGCCACGGCCACATGGTCCAAGGGAAGTTGCTCGGACAAGCGCCTTGCCTTTCGGCGTTTGTTCGAAATGACGGCAAGGCCGACACAGCTGGTTCATGAGATCAGCCCTGTGGTGGCCCTGGACCATCTGAGCCGACTCAAGAAGCAGACCACGGGGAACACGGCCAATCGGGACAGGAAAAACCTTGCCGCCGCCTGGAAGTGGGGTGCGCGGTATCTGGAAATGGACAAGACGAATCCGTTCCGGTCCGTGGACAAGTTCCCCGAGCAGCGCCACCCGAGGTGGGTTCCGTCCCTGGAGGACTTCCGCAAGGCCGTGGATGTGGCGACCCCCTTGCAACGGCAACTCCTTCTGTTGGCGTTCCACACAGCTGCCCGTCGGGGCGAACTGTGGAAGCTCAAGTGGTCGGAAGTCAACCTGACCACGGGCATGATCGGTTTCTGGACCAACAAGCGCAGAAGCGGAAATGCCGAGTTCGACGAACTGCCCATTTCCGGCATGCTCAGGGCGCACTTGGCGGAATGGAAGCTGATGTCCAGGGACGAGGAATTGGTGTTCGGAAGTCGGTTCGAAGGCCTTCTGGACATCAACAACCGCTGGCTGCGGCGGCTGTGTGCCGATGTCGGCGTGAGGAACTTCGGTTATCACGGAATCCGTCATCTGTCCGCCAGCATCGCCATCCATAACGGGGCGACCATCGTGGAAGTGCAGCAGTTGCTTCGTCACAAGTCCATTGCGACGACCCAGCGATACATCCACAAGGTCAAGAAAAGCACCGGCGCGGTGGATGCCTTGGATGCGGCCTGGCGGAATGACGGGGACAAGGAATCGCCCGCCCTGAAGTTGGTCAGGTGA
- a CDS encoding helix-turn-helix domain-containing protein, producing MAEDDVVDLTPVKTPEQLLKEEVGLYLKIVREAQGKPLRWVAQKLGCTSSFISQIEKGNASIPLDRVLDFSLAYDLPVPEFVRIVLVAMHNDTYRALMSILENDPEMAHAADQCHSTNDAKLRAKRRKILNPGLSSKSLDRMREFILKNQKPTYGEPVAGDS from the coding sequence ATGGCTGAAGATGACGTCGTTGACCTCACCCCTGTGAAGACCCCGGAACAATTGCTGAAGGAAGAAGTCGGGCTTTATCTGAAGATTGTGCGGGAGGCTCAGGGCAAGCCCCTCAGATGGGTCGCCCAGAAGTTGGGATGCACCAGCTCGTTTATATCCCAGATCGAAAAGGGGAACGCTTCGATTCCGCTGGATCGGGTACTGGACTTCTCCCTTGCCTATGATCTTCCTGTGCCGGAGTTCGTTCGAATTGTTCTCGTCGCCATGCACAACGACACTTATCGGGCGCTCATGAGCATACTGGAAAATGACCCGGAAATGGCCCATGCAGCCGATCAGTGCCACTCGACGAACGACGCGAAACTACGAGCCAAACGCCGCAAAATTCTCAATCCGGGACTGAGCTCAAAATCGCTTGATCGAATGCGGGAATTTATCTTGAAGAACCAAAAGCCAACATATGGGGAACCGGTGGCAGGTGACTCGTGA
- a CDS encoding type I restriction endonuclease subunit R: MNSIDFKEYAASHAPALILLEQLGYKYVPPTKALSMRGGRKSMPVLLDVLEARLREMNSITFKGREHEFSDANIARAVREIAQVPFDSLIATSEQVYDLLTLGISLEQTIDGSVKSHSLKYIDWEHPENNVYHMCDEFEFERRHSDAVRRPDIVLFVNGIPVAIIECKRPDQRGAIKEGISQHLRNQRVTEIPELYIYSQILLSISQNRAMYATTDTDAKFWSIWKEEDADGQNEALSAIVNTPLVEAQRSRLMAEATDEQREALTRILTSGHRTPTPQDKTLHSLLRPERLLELIYGFIIYDSRIKKIARYQQYFAVKATVDRVTDVKGDSRRRGGVIWHTTGSGKSLTMVMLAKALALNPRIKNPKVVIVTDRIDLDNQISKTFKACGKDVVQARTGEHLLKLIAGERASIVTTIIDKFETVANKRTKDEDRNIFVLVDESHRSQYGQSHAKMRVVFPNACYIGFTGTPLLKKEKSTADQFGGFIHKYTMNQAVQDRAVAPLRYEGRMSELHGDDAELDKWFDRITEGLNPEQKRDLKKKFRQAEQLFSAESRIAEVAYDIAQHFKQFCKGTGKKAQFAVASRPAALAYLRCFAEQDEVSVAVVMSSPDSREGNTSTDESKMPEVQVFWNDMMRRYGNEKQYLESIINAFNHNDDPEILIVIDKLLTGFDAPRNSVLYLDKNLKEHNILQAIARVNRLWDGKDYGLVVDYRGIFGALNEAIDTYAALEKEGFDRADIENTILDVSGEIEQLKARHANVWEIFKEVANKADIEAMQLALEPEDIRERFYDALRLFANTLQLALSSARFLDNTPEKTIRRYKADLKDFLNLRNAVKHRFGEAVDYSAYEQQLKNMVSKHIGADAVQEVVAPVDIFAVDAFEQQLELIQGDAAKADHIAARVKKTITVRMDEDPVLFKRLSEIINETISSHRAHRLSDAEYLGKMRGLLDDLQQGERGNLPPSLKGKDEAAVYFGILGEMLEGQIAEASLPQMAISIDDAVTSRKIRDWSDNIDIVNEMKNDIEDVLYDASESSGVTFPGEVIDAVIDKLILVAKRRDLA; this comes from the coding sequence ATGAATAGCATCGATTTCAAGGAATACGCCGCGTCCCACGCCCCTGCCCTGATCCTGCTGGAACAGCTTGGCTACAAGTATGTCCCGCCCACCAAGGCCCTGTCCATGCGTGGAGGGCGCAAGTCCATGCCGGTCCTGCTGGACGTGTTGGAAGCCCGGTTGCGGGAGATGAATTCCATCACCTTCAAGGGGCGGGAGCACGAGTTCTCGGATGCCAATATCGCGCGGGCCGTGCGGGAAATCGCTCAGGTGCCGTTCGACAGCCTGATAGCCACCAGCGAGCAGGTCTATGACCTGCTCACCCTCGGCATCAGCCTGGAGCAGACCATCGACGGGTCCGTGAAAAGCCATTCCCTGAAATACATCGATTGGGAACACCCGGAAAACAACGTCTACCACATGTGCGACGAGTTCGAGTTCGAGCGGCGCCACTCCGATGCCGTGCGCCGGCCAGACATCGTGCTTTTCGTCAACGGCATTCCTGTGGCCATCATCGAGTGCAAGCGGCCCGACCAGCGCGGGGCCATCAAGGAAGGCATCAGCCAGCATCTGCGCAATCAGCGGGTCACGGAAATCCCGGAGTTGTACATCTACAGCCAGATATTGCTTTCAATCAGCCAGAATCGGGCCATGTACGCCACCACGGACACGGATGCGAAGTTCTGGTCGATCTGGAAGGAAGAGGACGCTGACGGCCAAAATGAAGCCCTGAGCGCCATCGTCAACACACCCTTGGTCGAAGCGCAACGGTCCCGGCTCATGGCCGAGGCCACGGACGAACAGCGGGAAGCCCTGACACGTATCCTCACTTCCGGGCATCGCACCCCCACGCCGCAGGACAAGACCCTGCATTCCCTCCTGCGCCCGGAGCGGCTTCTGGAACTCATATACGGTTTCATCATCTACGACAGCCGCATCAAGAAAATCGCCCGCTACCAGCAATATTTCGCGGTCAAGGCCACGGTGGATCGGGTCACCGACGTCAAGGGCGACAGCCGCCGTCGGGGCGGGGTCATCTGGCACACCACGGGGTCGGGCAAATCCCTGACTATGGTCATGCTCGCCAAGGCCCTGGCACTCAATCCCCGCATCAAGAATCCCAAGGTGGTCATCGTCACAGACCGCATCGACCTGGACAACCAGATTTCCAAGACCTTCAAGGCGTGCGGCAAGGACGTGGTCCAAGCCCGGACCGGGGAACACCTGCTCAAGCTCATTGCCGGGGAACGCGCCTCCATCGTCACCACCATCATCGACAAATTCGAGACCGTGGCCAACAAGCGCACCAAGGACGAAGACCGGAACATCTTCGTGCTGGTGGACGAAAGCCATCGCAGCCAATACGGCCAGAGCCATGCCAAGATGCGCGTGGTCTTCCCCAACGCCTGCTATATCGGCTTCACGGGCACGCCGCTCCTGAAGAAAGAGAAGAGCACGGCCGACCAGTTCGGCGGCTTCATCCACAAATACACCATGAATCAGGCGGTCCAGGACCGGGCTGTGGCCCCGCTCAGGTACGAAGGGCGCATGAGCGAGCTGCACGGGGACGATGCCGAACTGGACAAGTGGTTTGATCGTATTACCGAAGGGCTGAATCCCGAGCAGAAACGCGACCTCAAAAAGAAGTTCAGGCAGGCCGAGCAGCTCTTTTCCGCCGAGTCGCGGATTGCCGAAGTCGCTTATGACATCGCCCAGCATTTCAAGCAGTTTTGCAAGGGAACCGGCAAGAAAGCCCAGTTCGCGGTTGCCAGCCGCCCGGCGGCTCTGGCCTACCTTCGGTGTTTCGCGGAACAGGACGAAGTCTCCGTGGCCGTGGTCATGTCTTCCCCCGACAGCCGAGAGGGCAACACCTCCACCGATGAATCCAAGATGCCCGAGGTGCAGGTGTTCTGGAACGACATGATGCGCCGGTACGGAAACGAGAAGCAGTATCTCGAAAGCATCATCAACGCCTTCAACCACAATGACGACCCCGAAATCCTGATCGTCATCGACAAGCTTCTCACCGGGTTCGACGCGCCCCGGAACAGCGTCCTTTACCTGGACAAGAACCTCAAGGAGCACAACATCCTTCAGGCCATCGCCCGGGTGAACCGTTTGTGGGACGGCAAGGATTACGGCCTGGTGGTGGATTACCGGGGCATCTTCGGAGCCTTGAATGAAGCCATCGACACCTATGCCGCCCTGGAAAAGGAAGGGTTCGACCGGGCCGACATCGAGAATACCATTCTCGACGTCAGCGGCGAAATTGAACAACTCAAGGCCAGGCACGCCAATGTCTGGGAGATTTTCAAGGAAGTCGCGAACAAGGCGGACATCGAGGCCATGCAACTGGCTTTGGAGCCGGAAGACATTCGGGAGCGATTTTACGATGCCCTGCGCCTCTTTGCCAACACCCTGCAACTGGCGCTGAGCAGCGCGCGGTTTCTCGACAATACGCCCGAAAAGACGATCCGCCGGTACAAGGCCGATTTGAAGGATTTCCTGAACCTTCGCAACGCCGTCAAGCATCGGTTCGGCGAGGCCGTGGATTATTCGGCCTACGAGCAGCAGCTCAAGAACATGGTCAGCAAGCACATCGGAGCGGATGCCGTGCAGGAGGTAGTCGCCCCGGTGGATATCTTTGCCGTGGACGCCTTCGAGCAACAGTTGGAGCTGATCCAGGGAGATGCCGCCAAGGCCGACCACATTGCGGCCCGGGTGAAGAAAACAATCACTGTCCGGATGGATGAGGACCCGGTCCTCTTCAAACGCTTGTCGGAAATCATCAACGAAACCATCAGCAGCCATCGTGCGCACCGGCTTTCCGATGCCGAATATCTCGGCAAGATGCGAGGGCTGCTGGATGACTTGCAACAGGGGGAACGTGGCAACCTGCCGCCGTCCCTCAAGGGCAAGGACGAAGCCGCCGTTTACTTCGGAATCCTGGGGGAAATGCTGGAAGGGCAGATCGCCGAAGCTTCCTTGCCCCAGATGGCGATATCCATAGACGACGCCGTAACATCCAGGAAAATCAGGGATTGGAGCGACAATATTGATATTGTCAACGAAATGAAGAACGATATTGAAGACGTTTTGTATGATGCTTCGGAATCATCCGGTGTGACATTCCCCGGCGAAGTGATAGATGCTGTCATCGACAAATTGATTCTTGTTGCCAAGAGACGTGACCTTGCCTGA
- a CDS encoding arsenic resistance protein — translation MFTILRKLTRNLIYAIPVMMLAGFAYGLWADTAWLKAAIIPFTFLMVYPMMVTLKIRKVFEGGDAKAQILTQLINFGLTPFLAFGVGLLFFRDNPYMALGLLLAGLVPTSGMTISWTGFAKGNMSAAVKMTVIGLIAGSLATPFYVQALMGTAIQMQLSAVFKQILFIVFLPMALGYLTQRVLVKRYGQQTFQRDIGPKFPGLSTVGVLGIVFVALALKAKTIAAAPGVLLDILVPLLLLYGFNFLLSTLIGKSMLPRGDAIALVYGSVMRNLSIALAIAINAFGTQGSDAALVIAMAYIIQVQSAAWYVRFTPKVFGLPEELAQPA, via the coding sequence ATGTTCACCATATTGCGGAAACTGACCAGAAATCTGATCTACGCCATCCCGGTCATGATGCTCGCCGGGTTCGCCTACGGACTGTGGGCGGACACGGCCTGGCTCAAGGCCGCGATCATCCCGTTCACCTTCCTCATGGTCTACCCCATGATGGTCACGCTCAAGATCCGCAAGGTCTTTGAGGGGGGCGACGCCAAAGCGCAAATCCTGACGCAGCTCATCAACTTCGGGCTGACCCCATTCCTGGCCTTCGGCGTCGGCCTCCTCTTCTTCCGGGACAACCCGTACATGGCCCTGGGACTGCTCCTGGCCGGGCTGGTGCCCACCAGCGGCATGACCATCTCCTGGACCGGGTTCGCCAAGGGCAATATGTCCGCCGCGGTCAAAATGACCGTCATCGGGCTCATCGCCGGGTCCCTGGCCACCCCGTTCTACGTCCAGGCCCTGATGGGCACGGCCATCCAGATGCAGCTGTCCGCCGTGTTCAAGCAGATCCTGTTCATCGTCTTCCTGCCCATGGCGCTCGGCTACCTGACCCAGCGGGTCCTGGTGAAGCGCTACGGCCAACAGACGTTCCAGCGCGACATCGGCCCGAAATTCCCGGGCCTGTCCACCGTGGGCGTGCTCGGCATCGTGTTCGTGGCCCTGGCCCTCAAGGCCAAGACCATCGCGGCCGCGCCCGGCGTGCTCCTGGACATCCTCGTGCCCCTGCTCCTGCTCTACGGTTTCAACTTCCTGCTCTCCACGCTCATCGGCAAGTCCATGCTGCCGCGCGGCGACGCCATCGCCCTGGTCTACGGCTCGGTCATGCGCAACCTGTCCATCGCCCTGGCCATCGCCATCAACGCCTTCGGCACCCAGGGCTCGGACGCCGCCCTGGTCATCGCCATGGCCTACATCATCCAGGTCCAGTCCGCCGCCTGGTACGTCCGCTTCACCCCCAAGGTCTTCGGGTTGCCCGAGGAACTCGCGCAACCGGCCTGA
- a CDS encoding M48 family metallopeptidase translates to MAIHVFPDGSVVTDAPRTATEDEIAAKVKSRGAWVLKQQRIFAAYPPAIPARRYVSGEEVRYLGRQYRLKLLVGHERSAKLKGAHLEVTLLAQDGADEAKKLVDAWLRDRADAIFHSLVGSCLERTSGIGVKTVPEWRMLRMRKRWGSCTNSGTLILNPELVAAPKDCIEYVIFHELCHLRVRNHSAAFYRLLSRVVPKWEHLRMKLNRAVELRLEY, encoded by the coding sequence TTGGCCATTCATGTCTTCCCAGATGGTTCCGTCGTCACGGATGCGCCTCGGACGGCGACCGAAGATGAGATAGCGGCCAAGGTGAAAAGCCGGGGAGCATGGGTCCTCAAGCAGCAGAGGATATTCGCGGCTTATCCCCCGGCCATCCCGGCCAGGCGATATGTCTCCGGCGAGGAAGTCAGGTATCTGGGACGGCAATATCGGTTGAAGCTGTTGGTTGGCCACGAACGTTCAGCCAAGCTCAAGGGAGCGCATCTGGAAGTGACCCTCCTGGCCCAGGATGGCGCAGATGAAGCCAAGAAACTGGTGGATGCGTGGCTTCGTGATCGGGCGGATGCTATTTTCCATTCCCTGGTGGGATCGTGTCTGGAGAGAACTTCCGGGATCGGCGTGAAAACCGTTCCGGAGTGGCGAATGCTTCGGATGCGGAAACGTTGGGGAAGCTGTACCAATAGCGGTACGCTCATCCTGAATCCCGAGCTCGTCGCAGCGCCGAAGGATTGCATCGAGTACGTGATTTTCCACGAACTTTGCCATTTGCGCGTCAGGAACCACTCGGCGGCGTTTTATCGCCTGTTGTCCCGAGTCGTCCCAAAATGGGAACACCTTAGGATGAAGTTGAATCGGGCAGTCGAGCTTCGGCTCGAATATTGA
- a CDS encoding integrase domain-containing protein: MGKSDSLKYAVNRATLSGPKTKQYRIRQNGRFFVKTLRRVGFGVQKWSKLTNKHFQRVADVMRSDGVGDGRIAEVFSAARHLCDAYGNDRISGNNDTFGVKRGSIANQASRTVSPEVVEESLTSMRNDASFRHAGRVAVQIELMYELELRREESAKLDLPSDWDRENHSLLVQYGTKGGRPRTLYNLSPQQEAALERAGEYVSPFNRKGIHNLMPEGMGDEWLHRLDYAARKHGLAGKNAGGTLHGLRHERFHQMYLNHAGFEPPNQHESVQAFQEAAQATAGDEWPRLDNEARDAIEEVAGHSPGRRDISNAYLGSSY, from the coding sequence ATGGGAAAATCCGACAGCCTCAAGTATGCGGTAAACCGGGCAACCTTGTCCGGTCCGAAAACGAAACAGTACCGAATCCGCCAAAACGGACGCTTCTTTGTGAAGACGCTACGAAGGGTTGGGTTTGGGGTCCAGAAATGGTCCAAACTGACGAACAAGCACTTCCAGCGCGTGGCGGATGTCATGCGCTCGGACGGTGTGGGTGATGGTCGGATAGCCGAGGTGTTCAGTGCCGCCAGGCATCTTTGCGACGCTTACGGAAACGACCGCATCAGCGGGAACAACGACACTTTCGGGGTCAAGCGCGGGTCCATAGCCAACCAGGCGTCCCGCACGGTCAGCCCGGAAGTTGTTGAAGAATCCCTGACCAGCATGCGGAACGACGCGTCGTTCCGGCATGCTGGTCGGGTGGCGGTCCAGATCGAGTTAATGTATGAGCTCGAGCTGCGACGAGAAGAATCCGCCAAACTGGATTTGCCCAGTGACTGGGACAGGGAAAACCATAGCCTGCTCGTACAATACGGGACCAAGGGCGGTAGGCCTCGGACCCTGTATAACTTGTCCCCGCAACAGGAGGCGGCTCTTGAGCGGGCCGGGGAATACGTGTCCCCCTTCAACAGGAAGGGTATCCACAACCTCATGCCCGAGGGCATGGGCGACGAATGGCTGCACCGGCTGGATTATGCGGCCAGGAAACACGGCCTTGCGGGCAAAAATGCCGGAGGAACCCTGCACGGCCTTCGACACGAAAGGTTTCATCAAATGTATTTGAATCACGCGGGCTTTGAACCGCCCAACCAGCACGAGAGTGTGCAGGCGTTCCAGGAGGCAGCCCAGGCAACGGCCGGGGACGAATGGCCCCGGCTCGACAACGAAGCGCGAGACGCCATCGAGGAAGTGGCAGGGCATTCCCCCGGTCGCCGTGACATATCGAACGCCTACCTGGGCAGTTCCTATTAG
- a CDS encoding DNA-methyltransferase, producing the protein MIDLRKQDHLGVTSSSENGDIHNNDAFLFLGNCPAHRYEAIITDPPYEIGIAGKDWDCKKLRIDVLAYQFHRVLKPGGNVFVFCSDFQFGDWYCELSRYFPKLRKFAWCKPDSVGFNKGMFQESFELGLHACSEDSFFDDQKYYKNHMVTGKTSGKERLMPDPDEEWSEKKGEKALHPTQKPLKVVEELVTALSKKGDTIFDPFAGTGTLGVAAKKLGRKFEMVEYGFRNHIAAWDRIRGEE; encoded by the coding sequence GTGATTGATTTACGGAAACAAGACCATCTTGGGGTAACCTCGTCGTCTGAAAATGGAGACATTCACAACAATGACGCATTTCTATTTTTGGGAAATTGCCCTGCCCACAGGTACGAGGCCATAATCACAGACCCACCTTACGAGATCGGAATTGCCGGCAAGGATTGGGATTGCAAAAAGCTGCGGATCGACGTTCTGGCTTATCAATTCCATCGTGTTCTGAAACCTGGCGGCAATGTCTTTGTATTTTGCTCGGATTTTCAATTCGGCGACTGGTATTGTGAACTTTCGCGCTACTTCCCCAAACTGCGCAAGTTTGCCTGGTGCAAGCCCGACTCCGTCGGGTTCAACAAGGGTATGTTTCAGGAAAGCTTCGAACTTGGGTTGCATGCGTGCTCGGAAGACTCATTTTTCGATGATCAAAAATACTACAAAAATCATATGGTCACTGGGAAAACATCGGGGAAAGAACGGCTGATGCCTGACCCCGACGAAGAATGGTCAGAGAAAAAAGGCGAAAAAGCCCTTCATCCCACACAAAAACCGCTGAAAGTGGTCGAAGAACTGGTTACCGCCTTGAGCAAAAAAGGCGACACCATTTTTGACCCCTTTGCCGGCACCGGAACGCTTGGGGTTGCAGCCAAAAAATTGGGAAGGAAATTCGAGATGGTCGAGTACGGCTTCCGGAACCACATTGCGGCATGGGACCGGATTCGAGGGGAAGAGTAA
- a CDS encoding helix-turn-helix domain-containing protein, giving the protein MDDVLTVKQVAQLFGISESLVRRRDMKVRLKAFIVGTRGIRFLRENVEAYQELNTVGASEQPADVPVARKRQRKNLTDKHKLWQRESR; this is encoded by the coding sequence GTGGATGATGTGTTGACGGTTAAACAAGTTGCCCAGCTTTTTGGAATTTCCGAAAGCCTTGTAAGGCGTCGCGATATGAAGGTTCGTTTGAAGGCCTTCATTGTCGGAACGCGTGGAATCCGGTTTCTCCGGGAAAACGTGGAAGCTTACCAGGAACTGAACACCGTGGGAGCCTCGGAGCAGCCAGCCGATGTTCCTGTGGCCAGAAAACGGCAGCGGAAGAATTTGACCGACAAACACAAGCTATGGCAGCGTGAATCCCGGTAA
- a CDS encoding phenylacetate--CoA ligase family protein, producing MTRKDRTEGIYSRREVLDESERRQYCQLQLKELLSYAYRYSEDVKKRFDRAQFNVDKFRVLNDLKHIPIIKKKELIFLQSMGPRLGGLLTKDLGELQRVFLSPGPIFDPEDRSEDYWGWTEGFYAAGFRSGDLAQITFNYHLAPAGLMFEEPLRNLSCAVVPAGPGNTNSQIEIMQKLRVTGYVGTPSYLMHLAQKAEEAGLSLRKDLFLEVAFVTGEKFSEKMRSTLEKKFDCIMRQGYGTADVGCIGYECFHKSGLHLSNRAYVEICHPDTGIPLKDGEVGEIVVTAFNRTYPLIRLATGDLGYLDRTPCACGRTSPRLGGIVGRVDTTARIKGMFVYPHQVEQVMARFEEVKRWQIEVTNPGGIDEMILSIEAGQFNQEEELLHLFREKIKLRPILKVLAPGTLPPQIRPIEDKRTWD from the coding sequence ATGACACGAAAAGACCGTACCGAGGGAATCTATTCCCGCCGCGAGGTGCTCGACGAGTCCGAGCGCAGGCAGTATTGCCAGCTGCAGCTGAAAGAGCTGCTTTCCTATGCCTACAGGTACTCCGAGGACGTCAAGAAGCGGTTCGACCGCGCCCAGTTCAACGTGGACAAGTTCCGCGTGCTCAACGATCTCAAGCATATCCCCATCATCAAGAAAAAGGAACTGATCTTTCTCCAGTCCATGGGCCCCCGCCTTGGCGGGCTGCTGACCAAGGACCTGGGCGAGCTGCAGCGCGTGTTCCTTTCCCCGGGCCCGATCTTCGACCCCGAAGACCGCTCCGAGGATTACTGGGGCTGGACCGAAGGTTTTTACGCCGCGGGCTTCCGCTCCGGCGACCTGGCCCAGATCACCTTCAACTACCATCTGGCCCCGGCCGGGCTGATGTTCGAAGAGCCCCTGCGCAACCTGTCCTGCGCCGTGGTGCCCGCCGGTCCCGGCAACACCAATTCGCAGATCGAGATCATGCAGAAGCTGCGCGTCACCGGCTATGTGGGCACGCCCAGCTACCTCATGCACCTGGCCCAGAAGGCCGAGGAAGCGGGCCTGTCCCTGCGCAAGGACCTGTTCCTGGAAGTGGCTTTCGTGACCGGCGAAAAGTTCTCCGAGAAGATGCGCTCCACCCTGGAAAAGAAGTTCGACTGCATCATGCGCCAGGGCTACGGCACGGCCGACGTGGGCTGCATCGGCTACGAGTGCTTCCACAAGTCCGGCTTGCACCTGTCCAACCGCGCCTACGTCGAAATCTGCCACCCGGACACCGGCATTCCGCTCAAGGACGGCGAGGTCGGCGAGATCGTGGTCACCGCCTTCAACCGCACCTACCCGCTCATCCGCCTGGCCACCGGCGACCTCGGCTACCTGGACCGCACCCCGTGCGCCTGCGGCCGTACCTCCCCGCGCCTGGGCGGCATCGTCGGCCGCGTGGACACCACCGCCCGTATCAAGGGCATGTTCGTGTACCCGCACCAGGTCGAGCAGGTCATGGCCCGGTTCGAAGAGGTCAAACGCTGGCAGATCGAAGTCACCAACCCCGGCGGCATCGACGAGATGATCCTGTCCATCGAGGCGGGCCAGTTCAATCAGGAGGAGGAACTCCTCCACCTCTTCCGCGAAAAGATCAAACTGCGCCCCATCCTCAAGGTCCTCGCCCCCGGCACCCTGCCCCCGCAGATCCGCCCCATCGAAGACAAACGCACCTGGGACTAA